A window of Thiocapsa bogorovii genomic DNA:
CAGGGCGCGCCGCAACGGACAGCTCAACTGAACATCGATTTGATGCGGTCGATCGAATCCTTGACGCCGACCTTTACCTCCGCCCACTTCTCTTCCGCTTCGTCCTTGAGCGCCTCCCATTTGTCGTCGGCGGCGTCCGCGATGCGGTCGCGACGCACGGCGAGCTCATCCCACTTCAACTTCAACTCGGCCATCTGATGATCGACCTTTTCCTTGACGTCATCCGAGGCATCCGACGCCTTATCGCGCAAGTGCGCCAGATCCGCCTCCCACTCATCGAGCTGCGCCTTCAATTTCGCCACGTACTCGTTCTTCGTCTGCATCGTCGGTACTCCCGTGAACGGACGTTGAGATTCGTAAACAGTGCGGTACAACGATCATGTCGGCCGGATACAGCCTGCCGAAGGCTAGACCATGGAGAACACCCTGTCTGTCGGGAAATTCCTGACGGGAAATCCCCGACTTGTTCCGGTCCCCGATTCTCAGCACACTTGCCCATCGTCATCGCCGAAGAGCAACCCGGCTGCAAGCGCAACGCTTCGCTGGATCGGATTAGAAACATCGCGGCCTGACGAGCCATGCCATGGCACATTCGTGAAAGAACCTCTAGGAGATCCGGCACTCTTCGACGCCGTACCAAAAGCCGAACCCCCATCGATCATGGCCGGCGATCGAATCACGGTTTTTTCTTTCTGCGCCTGTTCGCAGATGGCTACATGGAAATGTTCCTATGAAAGTGTTTCCCATCGGTCTCGCATCCCTGGTGCTTCTTTCACTCGCGTCAGCGCGCCCCGCATGGGCCGTGATTCCGGTCCAGACGTACTACGTGCCGTTGCCTGAGCAGCAATTGCTGCATACTTTCGAGGACCTTGTCGTCGGCTGCCGGAGCTGCTTGCGCCCGCGAAGTCCGATACGCACGCTCATCTCCCTGGTCATCTCGGCGGGCGGAACCGAGATCGTCTACGACCACCAAGAGGATGGCTACGAGCCCGATCCGAGCAACCCGGCCCAGGGCACAACCCAGGTCTGGGGTGACGGGGACCTTACGAACGGCATTGCACCAGGTTATCCGAATGACTTGCTCGGGGCTGGCGATGTCATTTCGCTCGATAACGAAGTCGTACTTCCTCGCAACGTGAGCGTCGAACGATTCGACGGGGCGGATAAGGTCGTCGCAAGCTTTCCTGTGGTGATGACACGTGCTGCATTCCCAACCGGCCCGGTAGCCCTGCAAGCGGGCGCAATGGAGGCATTTCCAACCAGTCGTTGGGGAACCTCCTACGTCGCCCCGATCGGGGTGAATACGCCGACAAGCGGCAGCATGTTTACCTACACCGCCTTCTATGCGATGGCGGAGACGGACAGAACGCGGTGCGTTTTCGATCCTGATCCGTCACGGACCGGCGACAACGTGGTCTACATGCTCGACCAAGGTGAGACGGTTGTGGTTAAGGGCGTGCATCCCGGCGGCACGGTTAACTGCGACAAGAACATACACGCCGATCTGATCACCGGCGAAATCGGCTCGAGCTATGCGACGCGGTGGTTTACGCTGACGGCGACTTCTCGCCTTAGCAGCGACTATTTCGGGCCGGTGGGCACCGTGAACAAGGGTCGCGATTCGGGCACCACCTGGCTCTACCTCCATAATCCCGGGGTCACCGATGTCACCGTCGAGTGTCGGATCAACGGTGGCAGCTGCGGGACTTACCGCTTGCGGCCGGGAGAGACCACTCGATCGAGCCAGCGCATCCCGGAGGGCTCCGGAGTGCACGTATTCACCAACGACCCGGGCGGTCGGTTCGCGGCCGTCTCGATCATCGACTACGGCGGCGCGATCTACGATTGGGGGTACACGCTCGAGCCACGCAAGGAGCTCTCCACTCAGGCACTCGTCGGCCTGGGACTCGGCTGCAAGGATCCGGGCACTGTTGCGTGCAACAGCAGCCGCAGTGTGGTGTGGGTCACGCCGTCGGCGGACACGACCATCTACGTGAACCGAGATGGGGCGCCCGCCAGTTGCCCGGGTGGCGCGGGCGCGGACGAGACCCACGTGGTGGATGCCCTTGAGTCGCTGCAGCTGGTCGATCCGACCGACGAGGACATGACCGGCGCCCGAATCTACACTTGCGACGAGCGTGCGCCCTTTGTCGCCGCCTGGGGACAAGACCCGGATCGGTCTAGGTCGAACGACGAGCAAGGACTCGACATGGGGACCTTGATCCCGCCCTTGCCGATTATCGCAGCGACGAAGTTCGCATCACTCCTGATCGACGCCGACGGCGACGGCAATTTCAGCCCGGGCGACACCATCCGCTACGCGGTTCGTATCTCCAACAACTCCCCGGTGACGTTGCCGGTTGACGCGTTCAACCTTCAGGACGCACTACCGGCAACGGCAAGGTACTCCAACGGGACGACCACTTACCAACCGGATGACGGACAAGCGGTCGTGCCCGTGCCAGACGATGCCAGCGGAACACCGTTCCCGCTTGATGGCGCCGGCGTCAACAACCTGGCCCCTCTGGATGGCAACCGGGCGGCGACCTTCCGATTCGACGTCCTGATCGACGTGTCGCGCGGCGACTGCGATGCGGACTTCCTGAACGAGGGCGAGGTGCGTTTCCCGGTCACCTCCGACGACCCGATCGACCTCCAGGACCGGCGCCCCTTGGTCTGTTCTCCCGCGATCGATCTCGAGAAACAGACCAATGGCGTAGACGCCGACACTGCACCTGGTCCGCAGCTCGCGCTTGGGGCAGCCGTGACCTGGACCTATCAGGTGACGAATAGCGGTAATACGCCTCTCGAAGATATTCGGCTGGTCGACGACCGCCTTGGCGCCGTCTCCTGCCCAGTCACATCCCTCGCGATCGGCGCGTCGACCACCTGTATCCGAACTGGATCGGCACAAGCCGGCCAGTACTCGAATACGGCGACGGTGACGGCGACCAGTGCCGGGACCACGGTGACGGATCAGGATCCAAGCCACTATTTCGGCGGCCAAGCGAGCATCGATATCGAAAAGGCGACCAACGGCAACGACGCCGATTCGGCGCCGGGACCGACGATCGAGATAGGCAGCGCGGTCCAGTGGACCTACACGATCCGAAACACCGGCAACCTCATTCTTAGCGACGTGAGCGTGACCGACGATCGGGGCGTCACCGTGACCTGCCCACCGGAGGCGTCGGAGCTGACCCCGAACGAGGTGCAGGTCTGTACCGCAAGCGGCACGGCCAGCAACGGGCAATACGCCAATCTAGGCTCAGTAAGCGGCACGCCACCTGTCGGTAGCCCAGTGACAGACCAAGACCCGAGCCACTACAACGGCGTTGCCAGCGGTATCGCGATTGAGAAATCAACCAACGGCGTCGATGCAGATAGTGCACCGGGGCCGCGCATTGATGTCGGCGATTCCGTGACTTGGACCTACTTGGTCACCAATGCCGGCGCTACAGCCCTGTCCAGCGTGAGCGTCGTGGACGACCAAGGCCTCATCGTCTCCTGTCCGCAGACCATGCTCGCGGCGGGCGCTTCGATGACCTGCACGGCGAGTGGCACGGCGGTGGCCGGGCAATACGCAAACATCGGAACCGCGAGCGGCAGAACTCCAGGCGGGCGCACCGTTACGGCCACCGATCCCAGCCACTATTTTGGCGGCAGTCCGGGCATTCACGTCGAGAAAACCACCAACGGGTTCGATGTGAGCGCCGGAACCGGCCCCGCGATACCAGTCAACGACCCAGTGACTTGGCGCTATCTGGTGTTTAACACCGGCAACGAGGAGCTCAATCCCGTCACCGTTGTCGACGACCAATTCGGCGACATCACCGCCAACTGCGAGCAGACCTCGCTGGCCGTCGGTGAGTCCATGCTCTGCGTGGTAACAGGTACGGCCGTGGCTGGCCAATACGAGAACAGCGTCACGGCGACCGGCGTCCCACCGGTTGGCCCCGAGGTGACCTCGACCGACACCAGCCGCTACTTCGGCGGTGACCCGGGAATTGATATCGAGAAGTTGACAAACCAGAGCGACGCCGACAGCGCCC
This region includes:
- a CDS encoding DUF11 domain-containing protein — encoded protein: MKVFPIGLASLVLLSLASARPAWAVIPVQTYYVPLPEQQLLHTFEDLVVGCRSCLRPRSPIRTLISLVISAGGTEIVYDHQEDGYEPDPSNPAQGTTQVWGDGDLTNGIAPGYPNDLLGAGDVISLDNEVVLPRNVSVERFDGADKVVASFPVVMTRAAFPTGPVALQAGAMEAFPTSRWGTSYVAPIGVNTPTSGSMFTYTAFYAMAETDRTRCVFDPDPSRTGDNVVYMLDQGETVVVKGVHPGGTVNCDKNIHADLITGEIGSSYATRWFTLTATSRLSSDYFGPVGTVNKGRDSGTTWLYLHNPGVTDVTVECRINGGSCGTYRLRPGETTRSSQRIPEGSGVHVFTNDPGGRFAAVSIIDYGGAIYDWGYTLEPRKELSTQALVGLGLGCKDPGTVACNSSRSVVWVTPSADTTIYVNRDGAPASCPGGAGADETHVVDALESLQLVDPTDEDMTGARIYTCDERAPFVAAWGQDPDRSRSNDEQGLDMGTLIPPLPIIAATKFASLLIDADGDGNFSPGDTIRYAVRISNNSPVTLPVDAFNLQDALPATARYSNGTTTYQPDDGQAVVPVPDDASGTPFPLDGAGVNNLAPLDGNRAATFRFDVLIDVSRGDCDADFLNEGEVRFPVTSDDPIDLQDRRPLVCSPAIDLEKQTNGVDADTAPGPQLALGAAVTWTYQVTNSGNTPLEDIRLVDDRLGAVSCPVTSLAIGASTTCIRTGSAQAGQYSNTATVTATSAGTTVTDQDPSHYFGGQASIDIEKATNGNDADSAPGPTIEIGSAVQWTYTIRNTGNLILSDVSVTDDRGVTVTCPPEASELTPNEVQVCTASGTASNGQYANLGSVSGTPPVGSPVTDQDPSHYNGVASGIAIEKSTNGVDADSAPGPRIDVGDSVTWTYLVTNAGATALSSVSVVDDQGLIVSCPQTMLAAGASMTCTASGTAVAGQYANIGTASGRTPGGRTVTATDPSHYFGGSPGIHVEKTTNGFDVSAGTGPAIPVNDPVTWRYLVFNTGNEELNPVTVVDDQFGDITANCEQTSLAVGESMLCVVTGTAVAGQYENSVTATGVPPVGPEVTSTDTSRYFGGDPGIDIEKLTNQSDADSAPGPTIPEGDSVTWTYIVENIGNQILTSVAVNDDVLGAITCPKTTLAAGEIMTCVAQGTAVAGQYENTATATGTPPSGPDVTDTDPSHYFGGSPSLRLAKRTNGVDADTAPGPRILEGDPVTWTYIVENTGNEDLSVVVEDDKLGAVTCPQTTLAPGASMICTKVGVATIGPYENTATVTGTPPVGPPVRTPDKSHYFGARPEISLQKSTNGEDADSAPGPRIEVGDTVTWTYLITNTGNDTLSNIELTDSSLGVVGTCPATTLVAGDAMTCTVTGTARPGQYQNIATVTARPPAGPSIVARDPSHYFGIEAGIDIEKATNGEDADDPTGPGIPVGDRVDWEYVVTNTGSENLTDILVTDDTIGDIGIIPFLPPGSSATYRAFTNAALPGQYENIATAVGTTETGGLIQDRDKSHYFGNQPGMTVEKRTNGDDADTAPGPMILVGSPVTWTYLLTNTGNLPLTDVGVSDNDPNVTPSCPRTTLAVGESMTCNASDTATAGPYQNTATATGRPPTGAPLTPTDSSHYFGAVPSITLVKRTNGEDAKTAPGPYIAVGDPVTWTYEVSNTGNVTLTDVQVSDDRGVTVTCPQNTLAAGTSMTCTASGTAAAGQYGNAATTIGTPPIGIPVSTSDTSHYFGSNPSIRVEKLTLGEDADDPPGPTVASGSAVSWIYIVTNDGNLPLTGVGVDDDILGPVSCNDSDLAVGATTTCSAVASPISGQYVNIATASGAPPTGQNVTDQDPSHYFGTRPSILLEKTTNGMAATSEPGPTLVAGTDVAWEYRVTNTGDVSLDVSVVDDELDVNAISCPQASLTPSESMTCSARGVAILGAYANRATAIGRPPTGPPVNSISRNYYNGTPPMQTPTPVPSASRTALLLLMLLLGVFGVALLRKRGV
- a CDS encoding sll1863 family stress response protein, yielding MQTKNEYVAKLKAQLDEWEADLAHLRDKASDASDDVKEKVDHQMAELKLKWDELAVRRDRIADAADDKWEALKDEAEEKWAEVKVGVKDSIDRIKSMFS